A single Pseudomonas brassicacearum DNA region contains:
- a CDS encoding DUF2933 domain-containing protein: protein MNTHQPPVAGATSFWRGKTGIVLIMLLVIGLFYLVREHFSHITANWPYLILLICPLMHVFGHGHGRHGD, encoded by the coding sequence ATGAACACTCATCAACCCCCAGTTGCTGGCGCAACGTCATTCTGGCGGGGCAAGACCGGCATTGTATTGATCATGTTGCTGGTCATTGGCCTCTTCTATCTGGTGCGAGAACACTTCAGCCACATCACGGCGAATTGGCCGTACCTGATTCTCCTGATATGCCCCTTGATGCATGTCTTCGGGCACGGACACGGACGACATGGCGACTGA